A region from the Prevotella melaninogenica genome encodes:
- a CDS encoding helix-turn-helix domain-containing protein — translation MSYIDQRTEDTWQKRLFDKLMTVESKLDHLLFLQEQSVDTTIHPPLKPEYLDIIDVSKILKVEQKTIYNWVWAGKIPFLKANGRLLFLREEIDEMVRKRDGW, via the coding sequence ATGTCATACATAGACCAAAGAACCGAAGATACATGGCAGAAACGCTTGTTTGACAAGCTGATGACTGTTGAGAGTAAACTTGACCATCTGCTGTTTTTGCAAGAGCAATCTGTCGATACGACCATTCACCCTCCATTGAAACCCGAATACTTGGACATCATCGACGTTTCCAAGATACTCAAAGTGGAGCAGAAGACCATCTATAACTGGGTTTGGGCAGGGAAAATCCCCTTTCTCAAGGCTAACGGTCGATTGCTTTTCCTTCGGGAAGAGATAGATGAAATGGTACGGAAGCGAGATGGCTGGTAA
- a CDS encoding bifunctional DNA primase/helicase — translation MNIKEEILSRTNKGLDVFCFYMPIDFVPKRNFRNPMYDDRRASCNIYLDNKSGCYRMKDFGNDAYSGDCFWFAATMLGLDVRKDFVKVLETINRDLQLNICIERKEHSNPHTMMMKPCKPPLVQPPNQLKKMEGKKWYKLIEQSFNVKELDYWEQYGIDAKTLQRFHVKSLARYESVSNQGKPFTLGSTHDEPMFGYSMGKFVKVYRPKSKLRFLYGGEKVNDYVFGFQQLPSKGDVVFITGGEKDVLSLSAHGFNAICFNSETAQIPENIIEGLQLRFQHIIILYDTDETGVREAKRQTDAFAQYKVLSLTLPLQGGKSEKDISDFFALGNEAKDLKVLLNDMFTNMYAQTMMILQSCEIDYDNPPDASKSVVAVNGVPLGTQDNLFCITGGEGTGKSNYIAAILAGTLGRERLKAEQTLGLEVTANPKGLAVLHYDTEQSEAQLYKNLEKTLRRAGIKSVPEFYHSLYLASLSRKDRLKIIRESMDLFHHKHSGIHLVVIDGIADLIRSANDETESIAIVDELYRLAGIYNTCIICVLHFVPNGIKLRGHIGSELQRKAAGILSIEKDDNPEYSVVKALKVRDGSPLDVPIMLFGWDKEADMHVYRGEKSKEDKEKRKTDELLAVVKSAFRAKLKLSYQELCDVLMREMEIKDRTAKKYIAYMKEQRILSQDTSGNYQKGELCHT, via the coding sequence ATGAACATCAAAGAAGAAATACTGAGCCGAACCAACAAAGGACTGGATGTGTTCTGCTTCTATATGCCTATCGACTTTGTGCCAAAGCGCAATTTCCGAAATCCTATGTATGACGACAGGCGTGCATCGTGCAATATCTATCTCGACAACAAGTCCGGCTGCTACCGAATGAAGGACTTTGGCAACGATGCCTACTCCGGCGACTGCTTTTGGTTTGCAGCCACAATGCTCGGACTGGACGTGAGGAAAGACTTTGTTAAGGTGCTTGAAACCATAAATCGGGACTTGCAGCTGAATATTTGCATTGAAAGGAAAGAACATAGTAATCCCCACACAATGATGATGAAGCCTTGCAAACCACCCTTAGTACAACCACCTAACCAGCTCAAGAAGATGGAAGGTAAAAAATGGTACAAGCTAATTGAGCAATCTTTCAATGTCAAAGAACTAGACTATTGGGAGCAATACGGCATTGATGCTAAGACTCTGCAACGTTTTCATGTAAAGTCGCTTGCTCGCTATGAGTCTGTCTCCAATCAGGGAAAGCCGTTTACTCTTGGTTCTACACATGATGAGCCTATGTTTGGATATAGCATGGGGAAGTTTGTAAAAGTCTATCGCCCTAAGAGTAAGCTGCGCTTTCTTTATGGGGGTGAGAAAGTGAACGACTATGTCTTTGGCTTCCAGCAGCTGCCCAGCAAAGGGGATGTTGTTTTCATCACAGGTGGGGAGAAAGACGTGCTTTCACTTTCGGCTCATGGTTTCAACGCCATCTGTTTCAACAGTGAGACGGCACAGATTCCTGAGAATATCATCGAAGGATTGCAGCTTCGCTTTCAACACATTATTATATTGTACGATACGGACGAGACAGGTGTAAGGGAAGCTAAACGGCAGACAGATGCATTTGCTCAATACAAGGTATTGAGTCTAACCTTACCATTGCAAGGGGGTAAGTCGGAGAAGGATATATCGGACTTCTTTGCCTTGGGCAATGAAGCAAAGGACTTGAAAGTGCTTCTTAATGATATGTTCACCAATATGTATGCACAGACGATGATGATATTGCAATCTTGTGAGATAGACTACGATAATCCGCCAGACGCTTCAAAGTCGGTGGTGGCAGTAAATGGTGTTCCGCTTGGAACGCAGGACAATCTGTTTTGTATCACAGGTGGAGAAGGAACAGGCAAAAGCAACTACATTGCCGCCATCCTTGCTGGCACTCTTGGGAGAGAACGATTAAAGGCAGAGCAAACCTTGGGATTGGAAGTAACTGCCAACCCCAAAGGATTGGCTGTACTTCACTACGATACAGAGCAATCGGAGGCACAACTCTATAAGAACTTGGAGAAGACACTTCGCAGGGCTGGTATCAAGTCCGTGCCAGAGTTTTATCATTCCCTCTATCTAGCATCGCTATCACGCAAGGACAGACTGAAAATCATTCGTGAGAGTATGGACTTGTTTCATCACAAACACAGTGGAATTCATCTTGTGGTCATTGACGGTATAGCAGACCTGATACGCTCCGCCAACGACGAAACAGAGAGTATAGCCATCGTGGACGAACTCTATCGATTGGCAGGAATTTACAATACTTGTATCATTTGCGTACTCCATTTTGTACCCAACGGCATCAAACTCAGAGGACATATAGGGTCTGAACTGCAACGCAAGGCTGCGGGCATTCTCTCCATCGAGAAAGATGACAATCCCGAATACTCGGTCGTCAAGGCATTGAAAGTGCGTGATGGAAGCCCGCTAGATGTGCCGATAATGCTTTTTGGATGGGACAAGGAAGCCGATATGCACGTTTATCGTGGAGAAAAGTCGAAAGAGGATAAGGAAAAACGCAAGACCGATGAACTGTTGGCTGTTGTAAAGTCTGCATTCCGTGCCAAACTAAAGCTATCATATCAAGAGTTGTGCGATGTGTTGATGCGTGAAATGGAAATCAAGGATCGAACGGCAAAGAAGTACATTGCCTATATGAAAGAGCAGCGTATCTTGTCGCAAGACACAAGTGGTAACTATCAAAAAGGAGAATTATGTCATACATAG